A region from the Microcebus murinus isolate Inina chromosome 27, M.murinus_Inina_mat1.0, whole genome shotgun sequence genome encodes:
- the LOC105869720 gene encoding olfactory receptor 7D4-like, whose product MEAKNHTEVSEFLLLGLSEVPSLKPLLFGLFLSMYLVTVLGNLLIVLVIISDAHLHTPMYFFLSNLSFVDICFTSTTVPKMLVNLHTHRKDISYMGCLTQVYFFMIFAGLDNFLLTVMAYDRFVAICHPLHYTVIMNPRLCALLVLMSWFIIFWVALVHLLLITRLTFSVGTEIPHFFCDLTQLLKVASSDTFINNIYLYVTTVLLGIFPVTGILYSYSKIVSSLKRVSSTAGKNKAFSTCGSHLCVVSLYYGTSLVEYLSYAVTPTSQSSAIASVMYTVVTPMLNPFIYSLRNKDVKAALRRLLGRAAS is encoded by the coding sequence ATGGAGGCAAAAAACCACACGGAAGTATCAGAATTTCTCCTCTTGGGTCTCTCAGAAGTTCCCTCACTGAAGCCCCTTCTCTTCGGGCTGTTCCTGTCCATGTACCTGGTCACGGTACTCGGGAACCTGCTCATTGTCCTGGTCATCATCTCCGACGCCCACctgcacacccccatgtacttcttcctctccaATCTGTCCTTTGTAGACATCTGCTTCACCTCCACCACCGTCCCCAAGATGCTGGTGAACCTTCACACACACCGCAAAGACATCTCCTATATGGGATGCCTCACTCAGgtctatttttttatgatttttgctgGACTGGATAATTTCCTCCTGACCGTGATGGCCTATGACCGGTTTGTGGCCATCTGCCACCCCCTGCACTACACGGTCATCATGAACCCCCGCCTCTGTGCCCTGCTGGTCCTGATGTCTTGGTTCATCATTTTCTGGGTCGCCCTGGTTCACCTTCTACTGATAACGAGGCTGACCTTCTCTGTAGGCACTGAAATCCCACATTTCTTCTGTGACCTGACTCAGCTCCTCAAGGTGGCCTCCTCTGACACCTTCATCAATAACATCTACCTGTACGTGACCACTGTGTTGCTAGGCATATTTCCTGTCACAGGAATCCTCTACTCCTACTCTAAGATCGTGTCCTCCTTAAAGAGGGTGTCCTCCACTGCGGGCAAGAACAAAGCATTTTCCACCTGTGGGTCTCACCTCTGTGTGGTCTCCTTGTACTATGGGACAAGTCTGGTTGAATACCTCAGCTACGCTGTGACCCCTACTTCCCAGAGCAGCGCCATCGCCTCGGTGATGTACACCGTGGTCACCCCCATGCTGAACCCCTtcatctacagcctgaggaacaAGGACGTGAAGGCGGCCCTAAGAAGACTGCTCGGTAGAGCAGCCTCTTGA